A window of the Brassica oleracea var. oleracea cultivar TO1000 chromosome C1, BOL, whole genome shotgun sequence genome harbors these coding sequences:
- the LOC106329433 gene encoding pentatricopeptide repeat-containing protein At1g12620-like, whose product MLIGGKLMHLGAGALRSTATNRRLMSSHTTSESRKIWFLVRDVQKLNHDDAIAMIRKTVHSHAAAVPRSIDLNKLLGAIAGTKRYDLVLAMYREMESLGVSPNVYSLNVVIGGLCSSGETELALATLGKMIRIGVKPDTVTLNTLIKSYCSEGRVDEAKKLAENLSKFGIESNLITLNTLVHGLCLQGDVHGAVKAVEDALENGVKTDGFTYGPILNRVCKPGNSTLALKLLRYMEERNVDVNQVKYTIVMDCLCKDGKVEEAITLYQEMETKGMRVDIEAYTCLVRGLLSAGREEESKEILEDMIIKKIPFDLVFWNTFIDGLVKNGNLKDAGVMLTETMVKIGMKPNVVTYNTVMNGYCKKGLLNEAREMMEAMVTGGCDPSIVTYNILIKGYCKSGMVDAGLKLFHDISEQGVVADTATYNTLIHGLCQSGKFDDAKNILREMLSRGVAPDVRTAGTLLDALCEDGRLEEALKVFERFKSEMVFGIGIYNIIMKGMCNSDKVDDAWDIFTTLPLKRLEADVTTYSILISGFCKKGSMSKADMLFKEMKAGGHQPNRWTYNALIKGYLREGDAITSGELIKEMKTGLLGKNFKGIKP is encoded by the coding sequence ATGTTGATCGGAGGAAAGCTCATGCATCTGGGAGCTGGTGCCTTGCGTAGCACTGCTACGAATCGTCGTCTCATGTCTTCTCATACCACAAGCGAGTCGAGGAAAATCTGGTTTCTTGTACGTGATGTTCAAAAGCTGAATCACGATGATGCAATTGCGATGATCAGAAAAACAGTTCACTCCCATGCTGCTGCGGTCCCAAGAAGCATCGATTTGAATAAGCTACTTGGAGCGATCGCAGGAACGAAACGGTACGATCTCGTGCTAGCTATGTACAGAGAGATGGAATCGCTGGGTGTTTCTCCAAACGTTTACAGCCTTAACGTAGTTATCGGTGGTCTCTGTAGTAGTGGTGAAACTGAGCTGGCTTTAGCTACGTTAGGAAAGATGATAAGGATAGGGGTTAAGCCTGACACTGTGACACTCAACACGCTGATCAAGTCGTATTGTTCCGAGGGAAGGGTTGATGAAGCCAAGAAGCTAGCTGAGAATCTTAGCAAATTTGGGATTGAGTCCAATTTGATAACTTTGAACACTTTGGTACATGGGTTATGTCTTCAAGGGGACGTACATGGTGCAGTCAAAGCAGTGGAGGATGCGTTAGAGAATGGCGTGAAAACAGATGGATTCACATACGGGCCAATCCTGAACAGAGTATGCAAGCCAGGGAACAGTACTTTGGCATTGAAGCTGCTTAGATATATGGAAGAAAGAAATGTCGACGTCAATCAAGTCAAGTACACAATCGTGATGGACTGCCTTTGTAAAGATGGGAAGGTTGAAGAGGCAATCACCCTTTACCAGGAGATGGAAACAAAGGGGATGAGAGTTGATATCGAGGCATATACATGTCTAGTGAGAGGTCTTCTGAGTGCAGGCAGAGAGGAAGAGAGTAAAGAGATTTTGGAGGACATGATCATCAAGAAGATTCCATTCGACCTTGTCTTTTGGAACACCTTCATTGATGGTCTTGTGAAGAACGGAAATCTTAAGGACGCTGGTGTTATGCTCACTGAAACAATGGTTAAAATAGGGATGAAACCGAATGTTGTTACTTACAATACCGTGATGAATGGTTACTGCAAGAAGGGATTGCTAAATGAAGCCAGGGAAATGATGGAAGCTATGGTTACCGGTGGATGCGACCCCAGCATCGTGACGTATAACATCCTCATTAAAGGGTATTGCAAGTCTGGGATGGTTGATGCTGGTTTGAAGCTTTTCCACGATATATCTGAACAAGGAGTTGTGGCCGATACAGCAACCTACAACACTCTTATCCACGGGCTTTGCCAATCAGGAAAATTCGATGATGCCAAAAATATTTTACGAGAAATGCTCTCACGTGGTGTTGCTCCTGATGTTAGGACTGCTGGTACGTTGCTAGATGCTCTCTGCGAGGATGGAAGACTAGAAGAGGCACTGAAAGTGTTTGAGCGTTTCAAGAGCGAAATGGTTTTTGGTATTGGTATCTATAACATCATCATGAAAGGGATGTGCAATTCTGATAAGGTGGATGACGCTTGGGATATATTCACAACCCTTCCTCTTAAAAGACTGGAGGCGGATGTTACAACATATAGCATCTTGATTTCTGGCTTCTGTAAGAAAGGCTCAATGTCCAAAGCAGACATGCTGTTTAAAGAGATGAAAGCAGGCGGGCATCAGCCAAACCGTTGGACATACAATGCACTCATCAAGGGGTATCTGCGAGAAGGTGATGCTATCACATCAGGAGAGCTGATCAAAGAGATGAAGACTGGTTTATTGGGCAAGAACTTCAAAGGAATTAAACCATGA